The Anaeromyxobacter diazotrophicus genome includes the window GGTAGTGGACCTGGAGCGTGCCCTCCCGGACCCGCGCCCGCACCGCCTCGAAGAACGGGCGATCGGCCTCGAGGGTGGCGCGGACGACCGCCTCGACCTGCGCCGCCAGCGCCGGCGAGGGCTCGTCGTACGGGCGCACCGCCGAGCCGAGCCACTGGGGGGCGCGCACCAGGTCGAAGATGTCGCCCACCAGGCACAGCTCCACCGGCGCGCCCGGGCGCCCGCCCTCGAGCCGCTGCCACAGCCGGTCGAGCTGCGCCGCGCGCGAGACGGGGCTGGGGGCGCCGGGGCGGAGGTGGAGGTCGGAGACGAAGACGAGCATGGAGGCGCGGCCCGTGGACGAGGGCCGCGGCCGGGCCTATCCCGGCGGGAGCCCCGAGGCGCGGCGGAGGAGGCCCCAGGTGTAGATGCCGGTGGAGTGCCCGTCCGACCACCGGATCTGGATGGCGTAGTTGCCGACCCCGTGCAGCTCGACCGGGCGGATGTCGGCCGGGATGGTGGCCGGATCGAGGAGCTTCCGGCCGGTGCCCTCCTCGATGCAGCTCGCGCACGGGCACTGGTCGCGGAGCTGCGCCGCGGGCAGCGCCACCCGCGGCCCGTCCGGCCAGACCACGAGCAGCTCGCCCTGCGCGCCGAGGTCGATGCTCTCCGGCGGGGCGGTGGTTTCCTGCTTGGAGGAGATCCGGTCGAGGAGGCCCATGCGCGGGTTCTGTCCCCGGCCTGGCCGCCTGTCAAGCCGAGCGCGCCAGCTCCGCGAGCAGCCGCGAGCGGTCGTCGAACGGGGTGGTGCAGGGCCGGCCCTCCGCGACCCACAGCTCGGAGGCCTCGAGCGACGGCGCGAGCCGGAGCACCGACGAGGAGCGCGTGCCGTAGTCGTGGTCGTCGAGGTGGACGCAGGTGGCCTCGAGCGGCGACGGCGCGTGCTGCACCAGCAGCTCGCGCAGCCGTGCCGGGTCGGGCTCGAGCGGCCAGCGGGAGCGCACCAGCTCGCCGCGCGGCCCGCGCCCCTCGGCGTCGCTCTCGGTCACCACGTGCAGCCCGGGGCCGAGCTCGAGCAGCGCCGCCTCGGCGCCGTCGTACAGCCACAGGAACGCCTGCGCCGCGTCGGCCACGAGGAGGTGGAACGGGTTGTAGCGCGCGGCGTCCTCGCCCGCGAACAGGGCCCGCGCCGCGCCGGCGCTCTCCTGTGCGAGCGCCTGCACCACCAGCTCGCCGCGCGAGCGGCGGCGCGGGTCGGGGAACCCGCCCTGCCGCGCGTGGTGGTTCGTGAGCGCGGCGAAGACGCCGCGCGCCGAGACGCCGATCCAGGTGCCCCCGCCCACCCGGTCGAGCGGGGCGGCGTAGCGCGGCCCGAGCCCGGGCTCGCGCAGGCCCCATGGCTCCGCCGCCCGCTTGAGCCGCTCGTCGCGGTTCGCGGCCACCACCACCGGCCAGCGGCGGTCGGTGCGCCAGGCGACGGCGAGCGTGCACATGGGGTCGCCGCCTCCTCTCCCGGCCCTCTCCTCCGGGGCCGGAGGAGAGGGATCGCGGCCGCGCCGGGGCGCGGGTGGCGCTACTTCGCCGCCTTCACCTTGGCGAGCAGGTCCTGGCGCTGCTGCTCGAGCTCGCGGGGGAGCGTCTTGCCGATCTTCTGGAACCACTCGGTCTGGCTCTCGAGCTCGCCCGCCCACTCGCCGAGGTCGATGCGCGTCGCGCCGGCGATGTCCGCGTGCTCCAGGCCGCGCACGTCGAGGTCGCCCGCCTTCGGGGTGAAGCCGAGCGCCGTCTCCTGGGCGCCGACGGCGCCCTGGCACCGGTCGAGCATCCACTTGAGGACGCGCATGTTGTCGCCGTAGCCGGGCCACAGGAACTTGCCGTCCTGGCT containing:
- a CDS encoding DUF971 domain-containing protein, translating into MGLLDRISSKQETTAPPESIDLGAQGELLVVWPDGPRVALPAAQLRDQCPCASCIEEGTGRKLLDPATIPADIRPVELHGVGNYAIQIRWSDGHSTGIYTWGLLRRASGLPPG
- a CDS encoding NRDE family protein; this translates as MCTLAVAWRTDRRWPVVVAANRDERLKRAAEPWGLREPGLGPRYAAPLDRVGGGTWIGVSARGVFAALTNHHARQGGFPDPRRRSRGELVVQALAQESAGAARALFAGEDAARYNPFHLLVADAAQAFLWLYDGAEAALLELGPGLHVVTESDAEGRGPRGELVRSRWPLEPDPARLRELLVQHAPSPLEATCVHLDDHDYGTRSSSVLRLAPSLEASELWVAEGRPCTTPFDDRSRLLAELARSA